Proteins found in one Paenibacillus borealis genomic segment:
- a CDS encoding amino acid ABC transporter permease produces the protein MDFIGAYSADNLKFLLDGLYITLIVAFVSIILSFVIGCIIGVIRYSEVPVLSPVMFYLVELIRNLPLLLIIFFIRFALPEVGIKLGLITAAIAALTIFEAAMIAEIVRGGLTSIDKGQIEAARSSGLSNFQTLWHIVLPQGLRRMVPPLVSQFISLLKDTSLAVVISLPELMHNANIVIGHSYGYAIPTLALVALIYFTVNFLLSMLSRRLENKTA, from the coding sequence ATGGATTTTATTGGTGCATACTCCGCCGATAATTTGAAATTTTTGCTGGACGGACTGTATATTACGCTGATCGTGGCTTTTGTATCGATCATCCTGAGTTTTGTTATTGGCTGTATTATTGGAGTCATCCGCTATTCGGAGGTGCCGGTATTGTCTCCGGTGATGTTCTATCTGGTCGAGCTGATCCGTAATCTGCCGCTGCTGCTGATTATTTTCTTCATCCGCTTCGCGTTGCCGGAGGTCGGGATCAAGCTCGGGCTGATTACAGCGGCGATTGCAGCACTAACGATATTCGAGGCAGCGATGATCGCCGAGATTGTCCGTGGCGGATTAACGTCCATTGATAAAGGTCAGATCGAGGCGGCGCGTTCCTCCGGCCTCAGCAATTTTCAGACCCTGTGGCATATCGTGCTTCCCCAAGGGCTGCGGCGGATGGTTCCGCCACTGGTCAGCCAGTTCATTTCGCTGCTGAAGGATACCTCACTCGCGGTGGTGATTTCATTGCCGGAGCTGATGCATAATGCCAATATCGTAATCGGGCACAGTTATGGCTATGCTATACCGACGCTCGCGCTTGTGGCACTAATCTATTTCACCGTGAACTTCCTGCTGTCCATGCTCTCCAGAAGACTTGAGAACAAAACAGCATAA
- a CDS encoding ATP-binding protein: MGQSILRMRVAQILLVAVVTAVAGEFKINPFDGDIFRIAMGSSAFLLFLLLMRQLPYISTGIATGVVVLLFRTAMDAVEGSGLTFEQSLNSHFSAMVYYIVFALLMHAIKSRLDTFHPLVLGAVAALIDLLSNEMELLTRLIVLDSASFRLNEWTYLMAIAVLRTYFTTGVYSSISVSQMRIREREQNERIEQMLGFGSGLYGEVFYLKKSIGTLENVTLNSFELYRHLKAGEGPEPYSRQVLDITQQIHEVKKDSQRILAGLVKLVEREVTGDMPLSGVLRFTVKSNAKYAEMLGKQINFHIHITSDYTTDSYIPLLTLLNNLTANAVEVIKRKGSINLDAYEKDGMTIFTVTDSGAGIQKRDLELLFEPGFTTKFDEEGIAATGIGLSHVRDIVNMFEGTINVQPASHAGGAMFQIIVPSAKLRKEE; the protein is encoded by the coding sequence ATGGGACAATCTATACTAAGAATGAGAGTTGCACAGATTCTGCTGGTAGCGGTCGTTACGGCTGTAGCCGGTGAATTCAAAATAAATCCGTTTGACGGGGACATTTTCCGGATTGCAATGGGCAGCAGCGCTTTTCTGCTGTTTTTGCTTTTAATGAGGCAGTTGCCTTACATCAGCACTGGTATTGCTACGGGTGTGGTCGTGTTGCTGTTCCGGACGGCGATGGATGCAGTGGAAGGAAGCGGACTGACGTTCGAGCAGAGCTTAAACAGTCATTTCTCCGCAATGGTCTATTATATTGTGTTTGCCCTGCTGATGCATGCCATCAAAAGCCGGCTCGATACCTTCCATCCGCTGGTGCTTGGCGCCGTTGCCGCGCTGATTGATCTCCTGTCGAACGAAATGGAGCTGCTGACCCGGCTGATAGTGCTGGATTCGGCGTCATTCCGGCTCAACGAGTGGACCTATCTGATGGCGATAGCAGTACTGCGTACCTATTTCACGACCGGGGTATATAGCAGTATCTCCGTCAGCCAGATGCGGATCAGGGAGCGTGAGCAGAATGAGCGGATTGAGCAGATGCTCGGATTCGGCTCCGGCTTGTACGGCGAAGTATTCTACCTGAAGAAGTCGATCGGGACACTGGAGAATGTGACACTAAACAGCTTCGAGCTGTACCGCCATCTGAAGGCCGGGGAAGGACCGGAGCCGTACAGCCGGCAGGTGCTGGATATTACACAGCAGATTCATGAGGTGAAGAAGGATTCCCAGCGGATTCTGGCCGGGCTTGTGAAGCTGGTGGAGCGTGAGGTTACCGGTGATATGCCGTTATCAGGAGTTCTGCGGTTCACGGTCAAAAGCAATGCCAAATACGCCGAAATGCTGGGCAAGCAGATCAATTTCCATATTCATATTACCTCCGATTACACAACCGACAGCTACATTCCTCTGCTGACTCTGCTTAACAACCTTACCGCCAATGCGGTGGAAGTCATCAAACGTAAAGGCAGCATCAATCTGGATGCTTACGAGAAGGACGGCATGACCATTTTTACAGTGACCGATAGCGGGGCAGGAATTCAAAAGCGTGACCTGGAGCTGCTGTTCGAGCCGGGTTTTACTACGAAATTTGATGAAGAGGGAATCGCCGCAACGGGGATTGGACTCTCTCATGTACGGGATATAGTGAATATGTTCGAGGGAACGATTAACGTTCAGCCGGCATCGCATGCCGGAGGGGCCATGTTCCAGATTATAGTGCCGAGTGCAAAGCTGCGGAAGGAGGAATAA
- a CDS encoding response regulator: MPLSFCIVDDDASARRMLQHIIEDSGLGEVVGTAECGQEGVSLILSETPDIVLMDLLMPDQDGIETIISLQAQGCRSKFVMISQIENGDMVSRAYKSGIEFFIRKPINKIEVESVLYKVNERYAMGRYLDEIKLTLGKLEGLQFGMPQMPSGKRSVKEIIQPILMNMGMISENGSRDIITIMELAVAGENSGSLPPLKELYEMAAATYKPVPADAAKEVKAIEQRLRRALAAGLANLASIGLTDYGNPKFEHYAPLYFDFEEVRLKMKEIEQGRDTGKVKVNIKKFLQVLHLEVLEGMGR; this comes from the coding sequence ATGCCGCTTTCTTTCTGTATTGTAGATGACGACGCGTCGGCGAGAAGAATGCTACAGCATATTATTGAGGACAGCGGACTCGGTGAAGTGGTGGGTACGGCGGAATGCGGGCAGGAGGGGGTATCCCTGATCCTGAGCGAGACGCCGGATATTGTGCTGATGGATCTGCTGATGCCTGACCAGGATGGTATTGAGACGATCATTTCCCTCCAGGCGCAGGGCTGCCGGTCCAAGTTCGTGATGATTTCACAGATTGAGAACGGGGATATGGTCAGCCGCGCGTACAAAAGCGGGATTGAGTTCTTCATCCGTAAGCCGATCAACAAGATTGAAGTCGAATCCGTGCTGTATAAAGTAAATGAACGTTATGCGATGGGCCGTTATCTGGATGAGATCAAGCTGACGCTCGGCAAGCTGGAGGGTCTGCAGTTCGGAATGCCGCAGATGCCATCCGGCAAACGTTCCGTCAAAGAGATTATCCAGCCGATTCTGATGAATATGGGGATGATCTCGGAGAACGGCAGCCGGGATATTATCACCATCATGGAGCTGGCGGTGGCGGGTGAGAACAGCGGGAGCCTTCCGCCGCTGAAGGAATTATACGAAATGGCAGCCGCTACATATAAACCGGTGCCGGCCGATGCTGCCAAAGAAGTCAAAGCCATTGAACAGCGGCTGCGCCGGGCGCTGGCGGCCGGACTTGCCAATCTGGCTTCCATCGGTCTGACGGATTACGGCAATCCGAAGTTCGAGCATTATGCGCCGCTGTATTTCGACTTTGAAGAAGTGCGCCTGAAGATGAAAGAAATTGAACAAGGCCGCGATACCGGCAAGGTGAAGGTGAACATTAAGAAGTTCCTGCAGGTGCTTCATTTGGAAGTGCTGGAGGGGATGGGCCGTTAG
- the corA gene encoding magnesium/cobalt transporter CorA, which yields MIRTLAVTHKGEVLTDLPLQSIVLDNYAWIWADFAMPTEEETLLLDTYFHFHPLAIEDCMHVLQRPKLDYYEDVQFFVLHALNERTLEAEEVDLFLSKKFLVSYHHQNKSEMEEAWQMVQAEIHSRKGWSGGPMAAAYTVMDKLVDRYFPSLYTLEDELADLESKSDSESVEELMSQVFNVRGRLLKLRRTIVPMRDLMYRIVNSQHVQSNGEERIYFGDIYDHLLKLTDMIEVDREMTADLRDSYISLNSNRMNSIMKTLTVITTVFMPLTLIAGIYGMNFRVMPELDWDYGYFAVLLLMLVLGVGMFRWFRRSGWFK from the coding sequence ATGATACGAACGCTTGCGGTAACACATAAGGGCGAGGTGCTGACTGACCTGCCGCTTCAGAGTATAGTGCTGGATAACTATGCCTGGATTTGGGCGGATTTTGCCATGCCTACGGAAGAAGAGACATTGCTGCTGGACACTTATTTTCATTTTCACCCGCTGGCCATTGAAGACTGTATGCATGTGCTGCAGCGTCCGAAGCTGGATTATTACGAGGATGTGCAGTTCTTCGTGCTGCATGCGCTTAATGAGCGTACGCTGGAGGCGGAAGAGGTCGACCTTTTTCTCAGCAAAAAATTCCTCGTCTCCTACCATCACCAGAATAAATCGGAAATGGAGGAAGCGTGGCAGATGGTCCAAGCTGAAATTCATAGCCGTAAGGGCTGGTCGGGCGGGCCGATGGCTGCTGCTTACACGGTAATGGACAAGCTGGTCGACAGGTATTTCCCGTCGCTGTACACCCTGGAGGATGAACTGGCAGATCTGGAGAGCAAGAGCGACAGTGAATCGGTGGAAGAGCTGATGAGTCAGGTGTTCAACGTGCGCGGAAGACTGCTCAAGCTGCGCCGGACCATCGTGCCGATGCGTGATCTGATGTACCGGATCGTCAACTCGCAGCATGTGCAGAGCAACGGGGAAGAACGGATCTACTTCGGTGATATTTATGATCATCTGCTGAAGCTGACCGACATGATTGAAGTTGACCGGGAAATGACCGCCGATCTGCGTGACAGCTACATCTCGCTCAACTCCAACCGGATGAATTCCATTATGAAGACACTGACGGTGATTACAACCGTATTTATGCCGCTGACACTGATCGCCGGAATCTACGGGATGAACTTCAGGGTGATGCCGGAGCTGGACTGGGATTATGGTTATTTCGCGGTATTGCTGCTGATGCTGGTGCTGGGAGTGGGAATGTTCAGATGGTTCCGGCGGAGCGGCTGGTTTAAGTGA
- a CDS encoding YerC/YecD family TrpR-related protein, with protein sequence MQLKKLNDKSIDQLFEAILTLKNMEECYVFFDDLCTVNEIQSLSQRLEVARMLGKGSTYNQIEAETGASTATISRVKRCLNYGNDGYKLTLERLGR encoded by the coding sequence ATGCAGCTTAAGAAGCTAAACGATAAAAGTATCGATCAATTATTTGAGGCTATTTTAACATTGAAAAATATGGAAGAATGCTATGTGTTCTTTGATGATTTGTGCACGGTGAACGAAATTCAATCGCTCTCGCAACGCCTTGAAGTCGCGCGGATGCTGGGCAAAGGGTCTACATACAATCAAATTGAAGCCGAAACAGGTGCCAGCACAGCCACCATCTCCCGTGTGAAGCGCTGCCTGAACTATGGCAATGACGGCTACAAGCTAACACTGGAACGTCTGGGCCGGTAA
- a CDS encoding sirohydrochlorin chelatase, which translates to MLPGVLMISHGSRDKTWVSIVEEAVSHLSLGEELPVAVSFLELVEGRLIQDGIDELENAGVTDIIVIPLFVSSGSTHIDEIEYALGAKPVPERETDLERFRVTAQIHFGYPVDDDPDIALMIWDKLRGLSKHPERETLLLVGHGSRHEGFRQRWEQGISSLAARVRELSGLAAADYGLLNPDSVRSRVEYWQEQGHDVLVAPLFLSEGYFTKVVIPQRLEGLDYAYSGRTLLPHPLLPRWIEHQVGAALQRLRNQG; encoded by the coding sequence ATGCTTCCGGGCGTACTGATGATCAGTCACGGCTCCCGCGACAAGACCTGGGTGTCGATCGTTGAGGAGGCTGTTAGTCATTTATCGCTGGGGGAAGAGCTTCCCGTGGCGGTTTCTTTTCTGGAGCTGGTAGAAGGACGATTGATTCAGGACGGTATAGACGAGCTGGAAAATGCAGGGGTCACAGATATTATTGTGATCCCCTTGTTTGTGTCTTCCGGCAGTACGCATATCGATGAGATAGAGTATGCACTGGGCGCTAAGCCGGTTCCTGAACGGGAGACGGACCTGGAACGCTTCCGGGTTACAGCTCAGATTCACTTCGGCTATCCCGTCGACGACGATCCGGACATTGCGCTGATGATCTGGGATAAGCTCCGCGGACTCTCGAAGCATCCGGAGCGGGAGACGCTGCTGCTTGTCGGTCACGGCAGCAGGCATGAGGGCTTCCGGCAGCGCTGGGAGCAGGGGATCTCCTCGCTCGCGGCGCGGGTACGGGAATTAAGCGGGCTGGCTGCGGCTGATTATGGACTGCTGAACCCGGACAGTGTAAGGAGCAGAGTAGAGTACTGGCAGGAGCAGGGCCATGATGTACTGGTGGCTCCGCTCTTTTTAAGTGAGGGGTATTTCACCAAGGTTGTCATCCCGCAGCGGCTGGAAGGGCTCGATTATGCCTACTCCGGCCGGACGCTGCTGCCGCATCCGCTGCTGCCGCGCTGGATTGAACATCAGGTGGGGGCAGCGCTTCAGCGTCTGCGGAATCAGGGTTAA
- a CDS encoding diacylglycerol kinase — translation MKTARLIYNPTSGREEMKRRLADILDRLDVGGIEASCHATTGEGDATAAAAEAVERGTYDLIIAAGGDGTLNEVINGMAEKPNLPPLGLLPLGTTNDFARAMGIPKNWEDSCDLILRQESRLIDLGKANDRYFINIAGGGQLTELTYEVPSKLKTMMGQLAYYLKGIEKMASLAPQELYIRANGQEMIHDEFMLFLIANTNSVGGFEKLAPGARIDDGLLDVIAVKKCNLAEFIRLVRLTIRGDHLNDKKVIHFRTDAMEVTSPGYVQLNLDGELGGTLPGNFSILPHHLRIFAQNN, via the coding sequence ATGAAAACTGCGAGATTGATTTATAATCCCACCTCAGGTCGGGAAGAAATGAAAAGACGACTCGCCGATATTCTGGACCGGCTGGATGTTGGCGGCATAGAAGCCTCCTGCCATGCAACAACCGGAGAGGGCGATGCCACAGCTGCTGCTGCAGAAGCTGTAGAGCGCGGTACTTATGATCTGATCATAGCTGCCGGAGGCGACGGTACGCTCAATGAAGTAATCAACGGGATGGCTGAGAAGCCTAACCTTCCCCCGCTCGGCTTATTACCGCTCGGGACTACGAATGATTTCGCCCGGGCCATGGGCATTCCGAAGAATTGGGAGGATTCCTGCGATCTGATTCTGCGCCAGGAGTCGCGCCTGATTGACCTCGGCAAAGCTAATGACCGTTATTTCATTAATATAGCCGGCGGCGGCCAGCTGACGGAGCTCACCTATGAGGTTCCAAGTAAGCTGAAGACCATGATGGGGCAGCTTGCCTATTACCTGAAGGGCATTGAGAAGATGGCCAGCCTTGCCCCGCAGGAGCTGTACATCCGCGCCAACGGCCAGGAGATGATCCATGACGAATTCATGCTCTTCCTGATCGCCAATACCAACTCCGTGGGCGGCTTCGAGAAGCTGGCCCCGGGTGCCAGAATCGATGACGGTCTGCTCGACGTAATTGCCGTCAAGAAATGCAACCTGGCCGAATTCATCCGGCTGGTCCGGCTTACGATCCGCGGGGATCACTTGAATGACAAGAAGGTGATCCATTTCCGTACAGATGCGATGGAGGTTACTTCTCCAGGCTACGTTCAGCTTAATCTGGACGGCGAACTCGGCGGCACCCTGCCGGGCAATTTCAGTATTCTGCCACATCATCTGCGGATCTTCGCGCAGAATAATTAG